One window of the Triticum dicoccoides isolate Atlit2015 ecotype Zavitan chromosome 3B, WEW_v2.0, whole genome shotgun sequence genome contains the following:
- the LOC119278880 gene encoding vacuolar protein sorting-associated protein 55 homolog — MFSTSVLLQILACALYNNWWPMLAALMYIIVPMPCLFFGDGSTRFLSSGEGGAWMKAAKFLTGMSAMGSLAIPAILRHAGLIETGAMFIEFTSFFILVCTVLCFHRATLDEEW; from the exons ATGTTCTCCACCAGCGTTCTTTTGCAAATCCTG GCATGTGCTTTGTACAACAACTGGTGGCCTATGTTAGCAG CACTCATGTATATCATTGTGCCAATGCCATGCCTGTTCTTTGGCGACGGATCCACACGGTTCTTGAGTAGCGGAGAGGGTGGAGC GTGGATGAAAGCAGCCAAGTTCCTGACCGGCATGTCTGCCATGGGAAGCCTCGCAATCCCGGCGATCCTGAGGCATGCTGGCCTGATCGAGACGGGGGCCATGTTCATCGAGTTCACGTCCTTCTTCATCCTCGTGTGCACGGTGCTGTGCTTCCACAGGGCTACCCTGGACGAGGAGTGGTAA
- the LOC119278878 gene encoding uncharacterized protein LOC119278878, producing the protein MEASVLKPSVLLPPARGAPSTARGRGRGCVVAGAGSKRLETRRPEGSSSDGAPRSEPARGFHGHVLSLTATAAAAMSSSAAAMPCHAATAPAAHGPPLSYYYRAAMVVGELDPATAKVVIGVAGPALSAVGFLFVARIVMSWYPRLPVTKFPYVVAYAPTEPILAATRRVIPPLGGVDVTPVVWFGLVSFLSEILVGPQGLLVLLSQQQVSPSP; encoded by the exons ATGGAGGCCTCCGTGCTCAAGCCGTCGGTGCTGCTCCCTCCGGCGAGGGGAGCGCCCTCCACggcgcgggggcgggggcggggctgcgtcgtcgccggcgccggcaGCAAG AGACTCGAGACACGGCGGCCGGAAGGGAGCAGCAGCGACGGCGCGCCCAGGAGCGAGCCGGCCAGAGGATTCCACGGGCACGTCCTATCCCTGACGGCAACGGCAGCGGCGGCCATGAGCAGCAGCGCCGCCGCCATGCCGTGCCACGCCGCGACCGCCCCGGCGGCGCACGGGCCACCGCTCTCCTACTACTACAGGGCGGCGATGGTGGTGGGGGAACTGGACCCGGCGACGGCGAAGGTGGTGATCGGGGTGGCGGGGCCGGCGCTGTCGGCGGTGGGGTTCCTGTTCGTGGCGCGGATCGTCATGTCGTGGTACCCGAGGCTGCCAGTCACCAAGTTCCCCTACGTGGTGGCGTACGCGCCCACGGAGCCCATCCTGGCCGCCACCCGCCGGGTGATCCCGCCGCTGGGCGGCGTCGACGTGACGCCGGTGGTCTGGTTCGGCCTCGTCAGCTTCCTCAGCGAGATCCTCGTCGGGCCCCAgggcctcctcgtcctcctctcccAGCAGCAAGTCTCCCCCTCCCCATAG
- the LOC119278879 gene encoding dynein assembly factor 1, axonemal homolog: MGRLTLEQTAREAAPAGCLATFLDLSHRSFTDVSCLGSFKNLERLDLGHNCLLTLEGLSACTNLKWLSVIENKLVSLKGAEVLSKLQVLNAGKNKLTRIDEVKSMTSLGALILNDNNITSICKLDPHHQLNTLVLSKNPVITFGDALVNAKSIKKISMSHCEIESIGSSLAACVELKELRLAHNKITTIPSDLAKNTKILNLDLGNNLIERESDLKVLSELRYLRNLNLQGNPIAEKGTLAKKVMKIVPNLRIFNAKPIEAISQNENSGKGSKLKKDEEMPDRDPIDSNMKKEKRKRSKQQVQSPEEPAAKDIPPAATIDAPVKSALSDSKKKKKEKVVTEQDKSSKTKIKDDKASFDDTELKAKKESKKKKSANKEDKDAGGIDDTEVSFAELMFSGDGAVPEPTAKDKAQATAVDGKFVGGLVIDHSKKRKKAKGTPIDASDLKQLCSAPEVGAGGLSGWD, translated from the exons ATGGGGCGGCTGACGCTGGAGcagacggcgagggaggcggcgccggCCGGCTGCCTCGCCACGTTCCTCGACCTCTCCCACCGCTCCTTCACCGAC GTGTCGTGCCTGGGGAGCTTCAAGAACCTGGAGCGCCTCGACCTCGGCCACAACTGCCTCCTCACGCTCGAG GGTTTGTCCGCGTGCACCAATCTCAAATGGCTCTCGGTTATCGAAAACAAGCTCGTGAGCTTGAAAGGTGCCGAGGTCCTCTCGAAGCTGCAG GTACTGAATGCTGGCAAAAATAAATTGACAAGAATCGATGAGGTCAAATCTATGACAAGCCTGGGAGCCTTGATTCTCAACG ATAACAACATTACTTCCATCTGCAAGCTTGATCCCCATCATCAGTTGAATACTCTTG TTCTCTCTAAGAATCCAGTTATTACTTTTGGTGATGCTTTGGTCAATGCAAAGTCTATCAAAAAG ATATCCATGTCTCACTGTGAAATAGAAAGCATTGGATCTTCCCTTGCTGCATGTGTGGAACTGAAGGAACTTCGGCTTGCTCACAATAAGATCACT ACGATTCCATCAGACTTGGCCAAAAATACCAAAATCTTGAACCTTGACTTGGGAAATAACTTGATTGAGAGGGAGTCAGATCTGAAG GTCCTTTCTGAACTGCGCTACTTGAGGAACCTAAATTTGCAGGGAAATCCTATTGCTGAGAAAGGCACCCTAGCTAAAAAG GTCATGAAAATTGTGCCGAACTTGCGCATTTTCAATGCAAAGCCCATAGAAGCCATTTCCCAGAATGAGAACTCTGGGAAAGGGAGTAAGCTGAAGAAGGATGAAGAGATGCCTGATCGTGACCCCATCGATTCTAATATGAAAAAGGAGAAAAGGAAACGGTCAAAGCAACAAGTGCAAAGCCCTGAAGAACCTGCTGCCAAAGACATTCCTCCAGCTGCCACCATTGATGCCCCAGTTAAATCTGCATTGTCGGAtagtaagaaaaagaaaaaggagaaggtAGTCACGGAGCAGGACAAGAGCAGCAAAACGAAAATCAAGGATGATAAAGCTTCTTTCGATGATACCGAATTAAAGGCCAAGAAGGAATCCAAGAAGAAGAAATCTGCCAACAAAGAAGATAAGGATGCGGGAGGAATCGATGACACGGAGGTGTCGTTTGCAGAGTTGATGTTTTCTGGAGACGGCGCCGTCCCAGAGCCCACGGCGAAGGACAAGGCCCAGGCAACTGCTGTGGATGGGAAATTTGTCGGGGGCCTGGTGATTGATCactccaagaagaggaagaaggcgaaGGGCACCCCTATCGACGCGTCGGATCTTAAGCAGTTGTGCTCTGCGCCCGAGGTGGGTGCGGGTGGACTGTCGGGATGGGATTAG